A genomic segment from Phragmites australis chromosome 6, lpPhrAust1.1, whole genome shotgun sequence encodes:
- the LOC133921563 gene encoding cellulose synthase-like protein H1 isoform X1, with protein sequence MAVFAVVDTRGSSAACRNRRRRSRLPGSQPSPPSPLVPNSAVFLLVAGATKLSRRSFRIAQRAIAFRTKKTANLCVGYELIKGMPQCAASLLRSAMVRAKKLQERVPLRRTAWKLADLVVLSLLLALIAHRAASLLDGAAVAPRCWLAALVCEAWFAFVWLLNINCKWNPVRFETHPDRLAERTDELPSVDIFVTTADPELEPPVVTVNTVLSLLAVEYPASKLACYVSDDGCSALTCYALCEAATFARLWVPFCRRHSIGVRAPFVYFSSSPETGAADQEFLRDWTFIKNEYEKLISRIENAEGSLVWHGCEFTEFLGAERRNHPTIIKILWDNSKSTTGEGFPSLIYISREKSPKYHHHFKAGAMNVLTRVSAVLTNAPIMLNVDCDMFANNPQVVLHAMCLLLGFDDEIHSGFVQAPQIFYGALKDDPFGNQTEVMYKKLGYGFAGLQGVYYNGTGCFHRRKVIYGVAPDCTTYVKPRTKGSPSCKELQMKLGSQKELIETARSVISGDMLAVPNINLSSRVEVAKEVSACSYETGTCWGQEIGWAYGSTTEDILTGQRIHAAGWKSALMNTNPPAFLGSAPTGGPASLIQYKRWATGLLEILMSRNNPILLSIIKRLQFRQCLAYLVIGVWPMRAPFELCYSLLGPYCILANQSFLPKASEPGFSIPLALFLTYNIYNFMEYMDCRVSARAWWNNQRMQRIISSSAWLLAFLTVLLKTLGLSETVFEVTRKEKSSSNGDGSTAGADPGRFTFDSSSVFIPVTALVILNIVAVAVGAWRMVFTAAEGVHGGPGVGEFVCCCWLVLCFWPFVTGIVGKGIYGIPWSVKLKAGLLVAAFVHFCRRN encoded by the exons ATGGCCGTCTTCGCCGTGGTCGACACCCGCGGCTCCTCGGCTGCCTGCCGAAACCGGCGCCGCCGTTCGCGCCTACCCGGCTCCCAGCCTTCTCCGCCCTCTCCGCTAGTCCCG aACTCTGCCGTATTTTTGCTTGTTGCAGGTGCGACTAAACTTTCTCGGCGCAGCTTCAGAATTGCTCAGCGTGCTATTGCCTTCAGAACTAAAAA GACTGCAAATCTTTGTGTTGGCTACGAGCTGATCAAAGGAATGCCTCAATGTGCAGCAAG TCTGCTCCGTTCGGCCATGGTGAGGGCCAAGAAGCTGCAGGAGAGGGTCCCCCTCCGCCGCACGGCGTGGAAACTGGCCGACCTCGTCGTCCTCTCCCTGCTCCTCGCCCTCATCGCCCACCGCGCCGCCTCGCTGCTGGACGGCGCCGCCGTGGCGCCCCGGTGCTGGCTCGCCGCGCTCGTCTGCGAGGCTTGGTTCGCATTTGTGTGGCTCCTCAACATAAACTGCAAGTGGAACCCCGTCCGGTTCGAGACGCACCCCGATCGCCTCGCCGAAAG GACCGACGAGCTCCCATCGGTGGACATCTTCGTGACTACGGCAGACCCGGAGCTGGAGCCTCCGGTGGTGACGGTGAACACCGTGCTCTCGCTTCTCGCAGTGGAATACCCGGCCAGCAAGCTGGCGTGCTACGTTTCCGACGACGGCTGCTCGGCGTTGACCTGCTACGCGCTGTGCGAGGCCGCCACGTTCGCGAGGTTGTGGGTGCCGTTCTGCAGGAGGCACAGTATCGGAGTCAGGGCCCCCTTCGTCTACTTCTCCTCCAGCCCAGAGACCGGCGCGGCCGATCAAGAGTTCTTGCGCGACTGGACGTTCATTAAG AACGAGTATGAGAAGTTGATAAGCCGGATCGAGAACGCCGAGGGCTCCCTTGTGTGGCACGGCTGCGAGTTCACTGAGTTCTTGGGTGCTGAGCGCAGGAATCATCCGACCATAATTAAG ATCCTGTGGGACAACAGCAAGAGCACGACAGGAGAAGGGTTCCCAAGTCTCATATACATCTCAAGAGAAAAGAGCCCTAAATATCACCACCACTTCAAGGCCGGGGCCATGAATGTCCTG ACAAGGGTGTCCGCTGTGCTGACCAATGCTCCAATCATGCTGAACGTGGATTGCGACATGTTTGCAAACAACCCGCAGGTCGTCCTCCATGCAATGTGCCTCCTTCTGGGGTTCGACGACGAGATCCACAGCGGATTCGTTCAGGCGCCACAGATATTCTATGGCGCCCTCAAGGATGATCCTTTTGGGAATCAGACGGAGGTTATGTACAAG AAACTTGGATATGGATTTGCTGGACTTCAAGGAGTATATTATAACGGGACTGGTTGCTTTCACCGAAGGAAAGTCATTTATGGCGTAGCACCAGACTGCACCACATATGTCAAACCAAGGACAAAAG GTTCACCATCTTGCAAGGAGCTGCAAATGAAGCTTGGTAGTCAAAAAGAATTGATCGAAACAGCTAGGAGCGTCATATCTGGAGACATGCTTGCAGTGCCTAACATAAATTTATCGAGTCGCGTCGAAGTGGCAAAAGAAGTGTCTGCCTGCAGCTATGAGACCGGCACATGTTGGGGACAGGAG ATTGGCTGGGCTTATGGATCAACGACTGAGGACATTCTGACCGGGCAGAGGATCCATGCTGCAGGCTGGAAATCAGCACTTATGAACACCAACCCGCCAGCGTTCCTCGGCAGTGCACCAACTGGGGGACCAGCCAGCCTAATCCAGTATAAAAGATGGGCAACGGGCCTTTTGGAGATACTCATGAGCCGGAATAACCCAATCCTTCTCTCCATCATCAAGCGCCTGCAGTTCCGGCAATGCCTTGCCTACCTGGTCATCGGAGTGTGGCCAATGAGGGCGCCTTTTGAGCTATGCTATTCGCTTTTGGGACCTTACTGCATCCTTGCAAATCAGTCCTTTTTGCCAAAG GCATCAGAACCTGGTTTCAGCATCCCATTAGCCCTATTCTTGACCTACAACATATACAACTTCATGGAGTACATGGATTGCCGTGTCTCAGCCCGTGCCTGGTGGAATAACCAAAGGATGCAGCGGATAATCTCATCATCTGCCTGGCTCCTCGCATTCCTCACCGTGCTACTCAAGACCTTAGGCCTCTCTGAGACAGTGTTTGAGGTCACTCGCAAGGAAAAGAGCTCGTCCAATGGCGATGGCAGCACTGCTGGAGCCGACCCAGGGCGGTTCACATTTGATTCATCATCGGTGTTCATCCCCGTTACAGCACTTGTGATATTGAACATTGTCGCGGTAGCTGTTGGAGCATGGCGGATGGTTTTCACTGCAGCAGAAGGCGTGCACGGTGGCCCGGGTGTCGGAGAATTCGTGTGCTGCTGCTGGTTGGTGCTATGCTTCTGGCCATTTGTGACGGGAATTGTCGGCAAGGGAATCTATGGCATCCCCTGGAGTGTCAAGCTGAAGGCTGGTTTGCTTGTTGCTGCGTTCGTTCACTTCTGCAGAAGAAACTAA
- the LOC133921564 gene encoding myb family transcription factor MOF1-like codes for MVGGAGSGRSGAATRRYSRSKLPRMRWTSELHHSFVRAVDCLGGPDKATPKLILQLMDVRELTIAHVKSHLQMYRSSGHNTGKKEKMQPQLVQHLKHSFTVDDGGPKVFMCPPMKRAKARTEAAATQESMQGNSDIGAHGTQHYGDDYMQAMSMGRSRRNEGLRWQRDAAAASTLQALGFWVRGCEPFKIRRPIANHLSPVVRQLCPKAVNFENRRFLFSSTTRDEPAKRRSPSPLPAGLDPKAVATASSWPSEGSGVLSPPSSTSFSGCSGLSGGCFAGQRVNLDLSLSICGS; via the exons ATGGTGGGTGGCGCCGGCAGTGGGCGAAGCGGGGCGGCGACGAGGCGGTACAGCAGGTCCAAGTTGCCCAGGATGCGGTGGACCAGTGAGCTGCACCACAGCTTCGTCCGAGCCGTCGACTGCCTCGGTGGGCCGGACA AAGCTACTCCTAAGCTCATTCTTCAGCTCATGGATGTTAGAGAGCTTACCATTGCTCATGTGAAGAGCCACCTCCAG ATGTACAGAAGTTCAGGGCATAACACTGGAAAGAAAG AGAAGATGCAACCACAGCTAGTACAACATCTGAAGCACTCATTCACCGTTGATGATGGAGGCCCCAAAGTGTTCATGTGCCCACCCATGAAaag GGCAAAGGCAAGGACAGAAGCTGCAGCCACACAGGAAAGCATGCAGGGGAACAGTGACATCGGAGCTCATGGAACCCAGCACTACGGCGATGATTACATGCAAGCGATGTCCATGGGCAGGAGCAGGAGGAACGAGGGCCTCCGATGGCAGAGGGATGCTGCCGCTGCTTCTACCCTGCAAGCATTGGGATTTTGGGTGCGAGGATGTGAGCCCTTCAAG ATTAGGAGGCCCATAGCGAATCATCTCAGTCCTGTGGTGAGGCAGCTATGTCCCAAGGCTGTCAACTTTGAAAATAGACGCTTCCTGTTCAGCAGTACAACTAGAGATGAACCGGCCAAGAGACGTTCACCGTCGCCATTGCCAGCCGGCCTTGACCCGAAAGCTGTGGCCACTGCCTCCTCCTGGCCCAGTGAAGGCAGCGGCGTCCTCTCGCCGCCGTCGTCGACGAGCTTCAGTGGATGCTCGGGGCTGTCAGGCGGCTGCTTTGCCGGACAGAGAGTTAACCTGGACCTTTCCCTGTCAATATGCGGGTCATGA
- the LOC133921563 gene encoding cellulose synthase-like protein H1 isoform X2 produces MCSKVKSLLRSAMVRAKKLQERVPLRRTAWKLADLVVLSLLLALIAHRAASLLDGAAVAPRCWLAALVCEAWFAFVWLLNINCKWNPVRFETHPDRLAERTDELPSVDIFVTTADPELEPPVVTVNTVLSLLAVEYPASKLACYVSDDGCSALTCYALCEAATFARLWVPFCRRHSIGVRAPFVYFSSSPETGAADQEFLRDWTFIKNEYEKLISRIENAEGSLVWHGCEFTEFLGAERRNHPTIIKILWDNSKSTTGEGFPSLIYISREKSPKYHHHFKAGAMNVLTRVSAVLTNAPIMLNVDCDMFANNPQVVLHAMCLLLGFDDEIHSGFVQAPQIFYGALKDDPFGNQTEVMYKKLGYGFAGLQGVYYNGTGCFHRRKVIYGVAPDCTTYVKPRTKGSPSCKELQMKLGSQKELIETARSVISGDMLAVPNINLSSRVEVAKEVSACSYETGTCWGQEIGWAYGSTTEDILTGQRIHAAGWKSALMNTNPPAFLGSAPTGGPASLIQYKRWATGLLEILMSRNNPILLSIIKRLQFRQCLAYLVIGVWPMRAPFELCYSLLGPYCILANQSFLPKASEPGFSIPLALFLTYNIYNFMEYMDCRVSARAWWNNQRMQRIISSSAWLLAFLTVLLKTLGLSETVFEVTRKEKSSSNGDGSTAGADPGRFTFDSSSVFIPVTALVILNIVAVAVGAWRMVFTAAEGVHGGPGVGEFVCCCWLVLCFWPFVTGIVGKGIYGIPWSVKLKAGLLVAAFVHFCRRN; encoded by the exons ATGTGCAGCAAGGTAAAGAG TCTGCTCCGTTCGGCCATGGTGAGGGCCAAGAAGCTGCAGGAGAGGGTCCCCCTCCGCCGCACGGCGTGGAAACTGGCCGACCTCGTCGTCCTCTCCCTGCTCCTCGCCCTCATCGCCCACCGCGCCGCCTCGCTGCTGGACGGCGCCGCCGTGGCGCCCCGGTGCTGGCTCGCCGCGCTCGTCTGCGAGGCTTGGTTCGCATTTGTGTGGCTCCTCAACATAAACTGCAAGTGGAACCCCGTCCGGTTCGAGACGCACCCCGATCGCCTCGCCGAAAG GACCGACGAGCTCCCATCGGTGGACATCTTCGTGACTACGGCAGACCCGGAGCTGGAGCCTCCGGTGGTGACGGTGAACACCGTGCTCTCGCTTCTCGCAGTGGAATACCCGGCCAGCAAGCTGGCGTGCTACGTTTCCGACGACGGCTGCTCGGCGTTGACCTGCTACGCGCTGTGCGAGGCCGCCACGTTCGCGAGGTTGTGGGTGCCGTTCTGCAGGAGGCACAGTATCGGAGTCAGGGCCCCCTTCGTCTACTTCTCCTCCAGCCCAGAGACCGGCGCGGCCGATCAAGAGTTCTTGCGCGACTGGACGTTCATTAAG AACGAGTATGAGAAGTTGATAAGCCGGATCGAGAACGCCGAGGGCTCCCTTGTGTGGCACGGCTGCGAGTTCACTGAGTTCTTGGGTGCTGAGCGCAGGAATCATCCGACCATAATTAAG ATCCTGTGGGACAACAGCAAGAGCACGACAGGAGAAGGGTTCCCAAGTCTCATATACATCTCAAGAGAAAAGAGCCCTAAATATCACCACCACTTCAAGGCCGGGGCCATGAATGTCCTG ACAAGGGTGTCCGCTGTGCTGACCAATGCTCCAATCATGCTGAACGTGGATTGCGACATGTTTGCAAACAACCCGCAGGTCGTCCTCCATGCAATGTGCCTCCTTCTGGGGTTCGACGACGAGATCCACAGCGGATTCGTTCAGGCGCCACAGATATTCTATGGCGCCCTCAAGGATGATCCTTTTGGGAATCAGACGGAGGTTATGTACAAG AAACTTGGATATGGATTTGCTGGACTTCAAGGAGTATATTATAACGGGACTGGTTGCTTTCACCGAAGGAAAGTCATTTATGGCGTAGCACCAGACTGCACCACATATGTCAAACCAAGGACAAAAG GTTCACCATCTTGCAAGGAGCTGCAAATGAAGCTTGGTAGTCAAAAAGAATTGATCGAAACAGCTAGGAGCGTCATATCTGGAGACATGCTTGCAGTGCCTAACATAAATTTATCGAGTCGCGTCGAAGTGGCAAAAGAAGTGTCTGCCTGCAGCTATGAGACCGGCACATGTTGGGGACAGGAG ATTGGCTGGGCTTATGGATCAACGACTGAGGACATTCTGACCGGGCAGAGGATCCATGCTGCAGGCTGGAAATCAGCACTTATGAACACCAACCCGCCAGCGTTCCTCGGCAGTGCACCAACTGGGGGACCAGCCAGCCTAATCCAGTATAAAAGATGGGCAACGGGCCTTTTGGAGATACTCATGAGCCGGAATAACCCAATCCTTCTCTCCATCATCAAGCGCCTGCAGTTCCGGCAATGCCTTGCCTACCTGGTCATCGGAGTGTGGCCAATGAGGGCGCCTTTTGAGCTATGCTATTCGCTTTTGGGACCTTACTGCATCCTTGCAAATCAGTCCTTTTTGCCAAAG GCATCAGAACCTGGTTTCAGCATCCCATTAGCCCTATTCTTGACCTACAACATATACAACTTCATGGAGTACATGGATTGCCGTGTCTCAGCCCGTGCCTGGTGGAATAACCAAAGGATGCAGCGGATAATCTCATCATCTGCCTGGCTCCTCGCATTCCTCACCGTGCTACTCAAGACCTTAGGCCTCTCTGAGACAGTGTTTGAGGTCACTCGCAAGGAAAAGAGCTCGTCCAATGGCGATGGCAGCACTGCTGGAGCCGACCCAGGGCGGTTCACATTTGATTCATCATCGGTGTTCATCCCCGTTACAGCACTTGTGATATTGAACATTGTCGCGGTAGCTGTTGGAGCATGGCGGATGGTTTTCACTGCAGCAGAAGGCGTGCACGGTGGCCCGGGTGTCGGAGAATTCGTGTGCTGCTGCTGGTTGGTGCTATGCTTCTGGCCATTTGTGACGGGAATTGTCGGCAAGGGAATCTATGGCATCCCCTGGAGTGTCAAGCTGAAGGCTGGTTTGCTTGTTGCTGCGTTCGTTCACTTCTGCAGAAGAAACTAA
- the LOC133921563 gene encoding cellulose synthase-like protein H1 isoform X4: MVRAKKLQERVPLRRTAWKLADLVVLSLLLALIAHRAASLLDGAAVAPRCWLAALVCEAWFAFVWLLNINCKWNPVRFETHPDRLAERTDELPSVDIFVTTADPELEPPVVTVNTVLSLLAVEYPASKLACYVSDDGCSALTCYALCEAATFARLWVPFCRRHSIGVRAPFVYFSSSPETGAADQEFLRDWTFIKNEYEKLISRIENAEGSLVWHGCEFTEFLGAERRNHPTIIKILWDNSKSTTGEGFPSLIYISREKSPKYHHHFKAGAMNVLTRVSAVLTNAPIMLNVDCDMFANNPQVVLHAMCLLLGFDDEIHSGFVQAPQIFYGALKDDPFGNQTEVMYKKLGYGFAGLQGVYYNGTGCFHRRKVIYGVAPDCTTYVKPRTKGSPSCKELQMKLGSQKELIETARSVISGDMLAVPNINLSSRVEVAKEVSACSYETGTCWGQEIGWAYGSTTEDILTGQRIHAAGWKSALMNTNPPAFLGSAPTGGPASLIQYKRWATGLLEILMSRNNPILLSIIKRLQFRQCLAYLVIGVWPMRAPFELCYSLLGPYCILANQSFLPKASEPGFSIPLALFLTYNIYNFMEYMDCRVSARAWWNNQRMQRIISSSAWLLAFLTVLLKTLGLSETVFEVTRKEKSSSNGDGSTAGADPGRFTFDSSSVFIPVTALVILNIVAVAVGAWRMVFTAAEGVHGGPGVGEFVCCCWLVLCFWPFVTGIVGKGIYGIPWSVKLKAGLLVAAFVHFCRRN; encoded by the exons ATGGTGAGGGCCAAGAAGCTGCAGGAGAGGGTCCCCCTCCGCCGCACGGCGTGGAAACTGGCCGACCTCGTCGTCCTCTCCCTGCTCCTCGCCCTCATCGCCCACCGCGCCGCCTCGCTGCTGGACGGCGCCGCCGTGGCGCCCCGGTGCTGGCTCGCCGCGCTCGTCTGCGAGGCTTGGTTCGCATTTGTGTGGCTCCTCAACATAAACTGCAAGTGGAACCCCGTCCGGTTCGAGACGCACCCCGATCGCCTCGCCGAAAG GACCGACGAGCTCCCATCGGTGGACATCTTCGTGACTACGGCAGACCCGGAGCTGGAGCCTCCGGTGGTGACGGTGAACACCGTGCTCTCGCTTCTCGCAGTGGAATACCCGGCCAGCAAGCTGGCGTGCTACGTTTCCGACGACGGCTGCTCGGCGTTGACCTGCTACGCGCTGTGCGAGGCCGCCACGTTCGCGAGGTTGTGGGTGCCGTTCTGCAGGAGGCACAGTATCGGAGTCAGGGCCCCCTTCGTCTACTTCTCCTCCAGCCCAGAGACCGGCGCGGCCGATCAAGAGTTCTTGCGCGACTGGACGTTCATTAAG AACGAGTATGAGAAGTTGATAAGCCGGATCGAGAACGCCGAGGGCTCCCTTGTGTGGCACGGCTGCGAGTTCACTGAGTTCTTGGGTGCTGAGCGCAGGAATCATCCGACCATAATTAAG ATCCTGTGGGACAACAGCAAGAGCACGACAGGAGAAGGGTTCCCAAGTCTCATATACATCTCAAGAGAAAAGAGCCCTAAATATCACCACCACTTCAAGGCCGGGGCCATGAATGTCCTG ACAAGGGTGTCCGCTGTGCTGACCAATGCTCCAATCATGCTGAACGTGGATTGCGACATGTTTGCAAACAACCCGCAGGTCGTCCTCCATGCAATGTGCCTCCTTCTGGGGTTCGACGACGAGATCCACAGCGGATTCGTTCAGGCGCCACAGATATTCTATGGCGCCCTCAAGGATGATCCTTTTGGGAATCAGACGGAGGTTATGTACAAG AAACTTGGATATGGATTTGCTGGACTTCAAGGAGTATATTATAACGGGACTGGTTGCTTTCACCGAAGGAAAGTCATTTATGGCGTAGCACCAGACTGCACCACATATGTCAAACCAAGGACAAAAG GTTCACCATCTTGCAAGGAGCTGCAAATGAAGCTTGGTAGTCAAAAAGAATTGATCGAAACAGCTAGGAGCGTCATATCTGGAGACATGCTTGCAGTGCCTAACATAAATTTATCGAGTCGCGTCGAAGTGGCAAAAGAAGTGTCTGCCTGCAGCTATGAGACCGGCACATGTTGGGGACAGGAG ATTGGCTGGGCTTATGGATCAACGACTGAGGACATTCTGACCGGGCAGAGGATCCATGCTGCAGGCTGGAAATCAGCACTTATGAACACCAACCCGCCAGCGTTCCTCGGCAGTGCACCAACTGGGGGACCAGCCAGCCTAATCCAGTATAAAAGATGGGCAACGGGCCTTTTGGAGATACTCATGAGCCGGAATAACCCAATCCTTCTCTCCATCATCAAGCGCCTGCAGTTCCGGCAATGCCTTGCCTACCTGGTCATCGGAGTGTGGCCAATGAGGGCGCCTTTTGAGCTATGCTATTCGCTTTTGGGACCTTACTGCATCCTTGCAAATCAGTCCTTTTTGCCAAAG GCATCAGAACCTGGTTTCAGCATCCCATTAGCCCTATTCTTGACCTACAACATATACAACTTCATGGAGTACATGGATTGCCGTGTCTCAGCCCGTGCCTGGTGGAATAACCAAAGGATGCAGCGGATAATCTCATCATCTGCCTGGCTCCTCGCATTCCTCACCGTGCTACTCAAGACCTTAGGCCTCTCTGAGACAGTGTTTGAGGTCACTCGCAAGGAAAAGAGCTCGTCCAATGGCGATGGCAGCACTGCTGGAGCCGACCCAGGGCGGTTCACATTTGATTCATCATCGGTGTTCATCCCCGTTACAGCACTTGTGATATTGAACATTGTCGCGGTAGCTGTTGGAGCATGGCGGATGGTTTTCACTGCAGCAGAAGGCGTGCACGGTGGCCCGGGTGTCGGAGAATTCGTGTGCTGCTGCTGGTTGGTGCTATGCTTCTGGCCATTTGTGACGGGAATTGTCGGCAAGGGAATCTATGGCATCCCCTGGAGTGTCAAGCTGAAGGCTGGTTTGCTTGTTGCTGCGTTCGTTCACTTCTGCAGAAGAAACTAA
- the LOC133921563 gene encoding cellulose synthase-like protein H1 isoform X3 yields the protein MPQCAASLLRSAMVRAKKLQERVPLRRTAWKLADLVVLSLLLALIAHRAASLLDGAAVAPRCWLAALVCEAWFAFVWLLNINCKWNPVRFETHPDRLAERTDELPSVDIFVTTADPELEPPVVTVNTVLSLLAVEYPASKLACYVSDDGCSALTCYALCEAATFARLWVPFCRRHSIGVRAPFVYFSSSPETGAADQEFLRDWTFIKNEYEKLISRIENAEGSLVWHGCEFTEFLGAERRNHPTIIKILWDNSKSTTGEGFPSLIYISREKSPKYHHHFKAGAMNVLTRVSAVLTNAPIMLNVDCDMFANNPQVVLHAMCLLLGFDDEIHSGFVQAPQIFYGALKDDPFGNQTEVMYKKLGYGFAGLQGVYYNGTGCFHRRKVIYGVAPDCTTYVKPRTKGSPSCKELQMKLGSQKELIETARSVISGDMLAVPNINLSSRVEVAKEVSACSYETGTCWGQEIGWAYGSTTEDILTGQRIHAAGWKSALMNTNPPAFLGSAPTGGPASLIQYKRWATGLLEILMSRNNPILLSIIKRLQFRQCLAYLVIGVWPMRAPFELCYSLLGPYCILANQSFLPKASEPGFSIPLALFLTYNIYNFMEYMDCRVSARAWWNNQRMQRIISSSAWLLAFLTVLLKTLGLSETVFEVTRKEKSSSNGDGSTAGADPGRFTFDSSSVFIPVTALVILNIVAVAVGAWRMVFTAAEGVHGGPGVGEFVCCCWLVLCFWPFVTGIVGKGIYGIPWSVKLKAGLLVAAFVHFCRRN from the exons ATGCCTCAATGTGCAGCAAG TCTGCTCCGTTCGGCCATGGTGAGGGCCAAGAAGCTGCAGGAGAGGGTCCCCCTCCGCCGCACGGCGTGGAAACTGGCCGACCTCGTCGTCCTCTCCCTGCTCCTCGCCCTCATCGCCCACCGCGCCGCCTCGCTGCTGGACGGCGCCGCCGTGGCGCCCCGGTGCTGGCTCGCCGCGCTCGTCTGCGAGGCTTGGTTCGCATTTGTGTGGCTCCTCAACATAAACTGCAAGTGGAACCCCGTCCGGTTCGAGACGCACCCCGATCGCCTCGCCGAAAG GACCGACGAGCTCCCATCGGTGGACATCTTCGTGACTACGGCAGACCCGGAGCTGGAGCCTCCGGTGGTGACGGTGAACACCGTGCTCTCGCTTCTCGCAGTGGAATACCCGGCCAGCAAGCTGGCGTGCTACGTTTCCGACGACGGCTGCTCGGCGTTGACCTGCTACGCGCTGTGCGAGGCCGCCACGTTCGCGAGGTTGTGGGTGCCGTTCTGCAGGAGGCACAGTATCGGAGTCAGGGCCCCCTTCGTCTACTTCTCCTCCAGCCCAGAGACCGGCGCGGCCGATCAAGAGTTCTTGCGCGACTGGACGTTCATTAAG AACGAGTATGAGAAGTTGATAAGCCGGATCGAGAACGCCGAGGGCTCCCTTGTGTGGCACGGCTGCGAGTTCACTGAGTTCTTGGGTGCTGAGCGCAGGAATCATCCGACCATAATTAAG ATCCTGTGGGACAACAGCAAGAGCACGACAGGAGAAGGGTTCCCAAGTCTCATATACATCTCAAGAGAAAAGAGCCCTAAATATCACCACCACTTCAAGGCCGGGGCCATGAATGTCCTG ACAAGGGTGTCCGCTGTGCTGACCAATGCTCCAATCATGCTGAACGTGGATTGCGACATGTTTGCAAACAACCCGCAGGTCGTCCTCCATGCAATGTGCCTCCTTCTGGGGTTCGACGACGAGATCCACAGCGGATTCGTTCAGGCGCCACAGATATTCTATGGCGCCCTCAAGGATGATCCTTTTGGGAATCAGACGGAGGTTATGTACAAG AAACTTGGATATGGATTTGCTGGACTTCAAGGAGTATATTATAACGGGACTGGTTGCTTTCACCGAAGGAAAGTCATTTATGGCGTAGCACCAGACTGCACCACATATGTCAAACCAAGGACAAAAG GTTCACCATCTTGCAAGGAGCTGCAAATGAAGCTTGGTAGTCAAAAAGAATTGATCGAAACAGCTAGGAGCGTCATATCTGGAGACATGCTTGCAGTGCCTAACATAAATTTATCGAGTCGCGTCGAAGTGGCAAAAGAAGTGTCTGCCTGCAGCTATGAGACCGGCACATGTTGGGGACAGGAG ATTGGCTGGGCTTATGGATCAACGACTGAGGACATTCTGACCGGGCAGAGGATCCATGCTGCAGGCTGGAAATCAGCACTTATGAACACCAACCCGCCAGCGTTCCTCGGCAGTGCACCAACTGGGGGACCAGCCAGCCTAATCCAGTATAAAAGATGGGCAACGGGCCTTTTGGAGATACTCATGAGCCGGAATAACCCAATCCTTCTCTCCATCATCAAGCGCCTGCAGTTCCGGCAATGCCTTGCCTACCTGGTCATCGGAGTGTGGCCAATGAGGGCGCCTTTTGAGCTATGCTATTCGCTTTTGGGACCTTACTGCATCCTTGCAAATCAGTCCTTTTTGCCAAAG GCATCAGAACCTGGTTTCAGCATCCCATTAGCCCTATTCTTGACCTACAACATATACAACTTCATGGAGTACATGGATTGCCGTGTCTCAGCCCGTGCCTGGTGGAATAACCAAAGGATGCAGCGGATAATCTCATCATCTGCCTGGCTCCTCGCATTCCTCACCGTGCTACTCAAGACCTTAGGCCTCTCTGAGACAGTGTTTGAGGTCACTCGCAAGGAAAAGAGCTCGTCCAATGGCGATGGCAGCACTGCTGGAGCCGACCCAGGGCGGTTCACATTTGATTCATCATCGGTGTTCATCCCCGTTACAGCACTTGTGATATTGAACATTGTCGCGGTAGCTGTTGGAGCATGGCGGATGGTTTTCACTGCAGCAGAAGGCGTGCACGGTGGCCCGGGTGTCGGAGAATTCGTGTGCTGCTGCTGGTTGGTGCTATGCTTCTGGCCATTTGTGACGGGAATTGTCGGCAAGGGAATCTATGGCATCCCCTGGAGTGTCAAGCTGAAGGCTGGTTTGCTTGTTGCTGCGTTCGTTCACTTCTGCAGAAGAAACTAA